In a single window of the Drosophila subpulchrella strain 33 F10 #4 breed RU33 chromosome X, RU_Dsub_v1.1 Primary Assembly, whole genome shotgun sequence genome:
- the LOC119557344 gene encoding YTH domain-containing protein 1-like — protein MGRALPIAKKTVQRDRRSRREKPVPKIVHRGKPIEIIKRKIREIRRILDANCIDRILYGSSNPVFISTDFPYSSYIRAKFFCPSCKPDCNDCNNYNADENEYHDRNAEMNVEWNQDVEMWDDEYANQDVEMYDVENDDHDQGEAVDEDEDESEEQEDEDEEDEDEEEEEEEEEEEEEDA, from the coding sequence ATGGGGAGAGCTCTTCCAATAGCAAAGAAGACCGTTCAGAGGGACAGGCGCAGCCGAAGAGAGAAGCCTGTTCCGAAAAtcgtacatcgtggcaaaccCATTGAGATTATAAAGAGAAAGATCCGTGAAATCCGACGCATTCTCGATGCGAATTGCATTGATCGCATTCTATATGGCTCCAGCAATCCCGTCTTTATAAGCACAGATTTTCCGTACAGTTCTTACATTCGCGCTAAATTCTTTTGCCCGTCCTGCAAACCCGATTGTAATgattgtaataattataatgcAGATGAGAATGAGTATCACGATCGGAACGCGGAGATGAATGTTGAGTGGAATCAGGATGTGGAGATGTGGGATGATGAGTATGCCAATCAGGATGTGGAGATGTATGATGTTGAGAATGACGATCACGATCAGGGTGAGGCTGTcgatgaggatgaggatgagtcGGAGGAGCAGGAAGATGAAGATGAGGAAGATGAAgatgaggaggaggaggaggaggaggaagaggaggaggaggaggatgcTTAA